DNA from Bacteroidia bacterium:
AGTGATCCACGTTTTACAGATCACATTTGTGATGAAACCTTTTATATTTATGATATAGGTTGGTGGGATCCTGAATACGTTATTAAGCGTAAGAATTTTTTATTTGAAGAAACAATTGCAACTGGAACTACAGATCGTGATCCCTGCAACTTCTATCCTTGTTGTCCTCAAAAAGATAAAAGAATACTGTTGGCAGAGCTGGATTGTCATCAACTTCCTACCGTTGTCACGGCACAGGTACCTCCTCAATTTAGTAGTAGCTATAACAATGATTATTATGAATATTTTAGAGAATGTCTGATCATTCCTAAAGACTTTCCCAGAGAAATAATCACTATAGTCGAAGTTAAATTCATCATAGGTTGTGATGGAGAAACAACCTTAACCTATATTCAGGCGAGAGGTTCATCCCACCACGGACTAATTACAGAAATATCGGCAGCAATTAATAATATGCCTCCTTGGAAGCCAGGCCGCAATAAAGGCCACAACGTCAAAGTTCGAGAGCATCTATCTTTTACTATAGTCGAAGGTAAATTAGTTGAAATTGATGATCACCTTTAATTGTTTAACATTGAGCGCAAAATTATTAGGATTAAATGCTAATATCTTTTCCAGCAATGTTGTACTAGGAAACTCCCCGCTTATTTGAACATTACAAATTGTTTCATCCATGCGTATATTCGCAGCGACAAAGAACATAAAGAGATGTATGAAGACAGACTTTCACGTACTCTTCTGCGGGAAGGCCGGGGTGAAAATCTCCTGGCTGACCCGATTCGCGGAAAGCGTGACACAACAAGACGCTCCCTTAAATAAAGTAATGTCAAATAAATAATAATTACAAATGGCTACAAAAAAATCAAAACGGATTGAAATCAAAACAAAACAAAGTTCTGCAAGTGTTGAAGATTTTATCAATACTATGAAGGATGAACAGAAACGTAATGACAGTTTTATCGTCCTTAATCTAACGCAAACGATAACTGGAGAGGAACCTAAAATGTGGGGAGCATCGCTTATTGGCTTCGGTAAGAGACGATACAAAAGCCCCAAAACAGGTAGAGAGGTTGATTGGTTTCAAATGGGCTTTTCGCCACGGAAAGCAAATTTATCATTGCATCTTGGAGTTGACATACAACAACATTCAGACGCTTTAAAAAAATTGGGCAAACACACAACTGGCGTTGGTTGCTTATACATAAATAAACTGACAGATATAAATCTGGATGTGTTAAAAGATATGATTGAAGCTACGGCAAAAGAAATATAAATGCCTTGCCGGTCACATTGGGGTCTGTAATCTGAACTCTGTCCGGCAGCTAAATTACACTCCGTTCCGAATCCCGCACGTTTCTTAGCCAAGACCATTAAGCGTATTTTGCCTTTTGACATGGAAGGAACATAATTGTAAAGACATGCTAGCCATTTAGAAAATGCTTTTATAAGAAAGGTTTATACTCTTTTCCAGTATCCTGACAGTGGTACGGGACGAGTTTTACCCTCTACACCTCAGTCGCCCGGCTCCAGCCTGGTGTCAACTGCGATCACAGCCTTTGGCCGCAGTCATTCCGGGCATTTGCGTCCCTGCCCTATGCCTCTGGCCATGCATTGCCTCAACGTCAGAGATATTAGTCGGGGCAAAAGCCTCGGTGAATATTTTTATTCTACTTTTGATACTCCTAATTTCATAGTTGCGAAAGATTATTTAATGCTGAACGGTCAATTCAAAAGAAAAGATCAAATAAGATAAATAAAAACAGTGGCAAATGCACTTGCACCCAAGAAGTGGTTGCGTTCTTCGTAGGACAGGAAGGCGGTAAAAATCCTTACCTGCTTCGCAAAAAATCACACCTTCATGCAGTGGATGTTGCAAAAGGGGTTGTACCTTTTCCCCTTCAAACTGAACCATACTAAACTTGTTGCAATGACCAGCGATTTTTTGGCTCGAATAAGGGCTGCCATAGCCAAAACCTTTGTATGTCTTTTCTTGTGCTTGTGCATTCCCGCATGGTTGGGAGCCCAATGGAATAAACTAAATGAATTCACTGCTGATCCATTGTATACCGTGGAATTGGATGCTTATGGAAGGGTGATAATCGGAGGCACTGATTCCATTTACATAGGCACCAACAATGTTTTCAGTGCCATCTATATCGCTGACACACTTGCCATAGGTTATGATCTCATTGCTGTATACGATATTTATTTTACCGATAGCCTGAAGGGCATATTAGTAGGGCCTTCATCAAACCTAAATAATCGCGAACTTATTTTGCAGACTGTGGATGGTGGCGTTACGTGGCACTCACGAAACAGAACCACCCATAATTCTTCGAAGTATTTCATGGCAATAGATACATCCTCTGCAAGTTCTATATACGTAGCTGGCAATATGCCGCGTATTAAAAGTTCGATGAATGGAGGAAATACCTGGAATAATGTTGCTCACAACACCTTTTACGGAATAAGTGATATTGCTTTCCCACAGAAGGACACCGGTATTGCGATTGGGGAAGGCGTGGTTTTAAGATCATATAATAGCGGACAATCATGGACTCCTGATTATTCAGTCGGATATGGTTTTAGGTGCCTTTCATTCGGGGGAACTTACACGGGGTACATAGGAACCGATAACCTGATGCATAAAACAATTGACCGAGGCAACACCTGGGATACCCTACTGACACCATTTTATAATATAAAAGAAGTATTGGCCCTCAATGAAGATACCCTTTTTGTGATAAGCAAACAGGCACCTAATCTTTTGCCAAATGGCATTTTTAGAAGTACTGACGGAGGTTCAAGTTGGGAAGAGTTCCGGGTATTGAGGGACAAGAAAATCATCCAATTTGGATTCAGGGGCTCAAAAGGTTATGCCGTTGGAGAAAACGGACTGATCTATTATACCGATAATCTGGGAGGTACTGCTCATCCTGTCGCAGCTTTTGATACTACCGCTCTTATTCAATGTGGCTATACTGACATTGTGCTCACCAATAGAGGCTCCCCCTCCAATACCCATATTTGGAAATTGGGAGATTCAATAGTCTCAAATAAATTTAATGATACCATTCGGATTGATCTGCTTTCAAGCAAGGATACGCTCAGACTCATTTCATCCAATGGCACTTATACAGATACTGCAGTTATGGAGTTAAACATGCCAATAGTAGAATTTGTGGATGTAGATGCAGGGGACGATATTCATATTTGCGATAACGGAATCGTTCAAATGTCGCCAACAGGATATTCTAACTATACCTGGTGGCCAGCAGATGGCTTAAGCGACTCTACGATCAAAAATCCAGTTGTAAGCATCTCGTCTTCTAAAACTTACTATTTAACCACCTTTAATGATGTCTGTACGGGTACAGATTCTATCACAGTTATATTGGAAGCAAAGGCGGTTTTGCCAGGTTGGGAAAATATTCCCCTTCCTTCCATTTCTTCGTATGGAGACATCAATAATATTCAGTTCACCAGCCCCGCAGTGGGGTATATGATGACTGGTGGCGACATATTTTATCGCACCAATGACAGCGGCAACACCTGGCTCGCTTCCACTCCTTTTTCATGGAATACTTTTTTGTCCAATCTCTATTTTTTAAATGATTCAATGGGCTATGTGGCCAGCAATGCCCTCTATGAAACCAGAGACTCCGGAAAAACCTGGAACAGAAACTATTATATACCGGGAGGTCCATACCGTTCCGTTAGTTTCCCCACGCCTGATACGGGGTATGCAGTGAGCACACGCACGATTATGAGGACGATAGATGGAGGCTTCACATGGAAAAAAATGCACGAAACTCCTAATAACTTTCATGCCTTGAAAGACGTCTACTGCAATAGCGCGGATGAATGCTTCTTTGTTGGAGGGTATGCCTTTTCTTACAGTTT
Protein-coding regions in this window:
- a CDS encoding DUF1801 domain-containing protein encodes the protein MATKKSKRIEIKTKQSSASVEDFINTMKDEQKRNDSFIVLNLTQTITGEEPKMWGASLIGFGKRRYKSPKTGREVDWFQMGFSPRKANLSLHLGVDIQQHSDALKKLGKHTTGVGCLYINKLTDINLDVLKDMIEATAKEI